TGGAGATGTGAAGGTGAAAGGAAAGTAtatgatttctttcttttcctcagtaCAGCGGAAGAGAGGTGACAGTTGAATTaagcataattttaaatatttatttacaatgaAGGTCACCATAAAGTGTGCACATCACATACAAGAGAAAAAGACCGATCCTAATGTACACTTATTCTGTagtatttcagtgtgttttcacatcACAGATAGTGACAATGATATTTTCCCTCCTCAAATGTCATTGTCATATAATCCATTAATAACATGgaataagaacaataaataaaataaatacgtGTGAAATAGTCGGCAcatatgcacatttttaaatcagttttatcTGACATTCCCTTGATAGTATGAACGCTGACTTTGATGGCAAACACATTATTGGCATGCAGCATCTATATAGTGTGAGAAAAAAGTCTGCTGTTtctgttatattttacattatcttTAATAATCCAATGTCCAATAAACCAACATCCAAACAACCTTGCATAATACTTTTTCAACTTGTACATTGTGGAGAATATCACATCGTGCATGATTCCCTTTAAAGACTTACGGTATAAAGCAAGTTCATACTGGCAATCTCTCTGAGTATGATGTACAAAACATTACAATGATTGTCTGTTGATTTCTTTTACATCTTGGCCTGGGATCATATATAATAGCATTCATCTTCTGTGCATCACTTAACACTGATACAGAACAACCAAGAACCTCCTATATGAAGGcagataaatgttttattaatgtgtcTTTCAAACCTTAATTACAAACAATAAACGTAAAACCCTAACATGTTTCTGCCTAGGATCATACAGTAAGAATGTATTGTTTAAATTCAGCTGACAAAAACAATATTGATGTATAATTAGATATGTTTAAACTATAGCACAAGCAATCTGTAGTTATAAACTCGGACATTGGCTGCCCATGAACATGTAGTTGAAAGGAGTGCTTAGTGACCAAAGATCTCTTCAAAATTGACAAGCTGTTTGATCTGCTCTGTCTGCATGGAGTGACGCCGCAGCAACATCTTCTTGGCCTTGAGATCCTTGGGGAAGCTGGGGGCGCAGGGAATAAGGGGCTTGGGCCCTGTGCCAGCACATGCCCCACTCACTGGCTTCATAACAGTACTCCCATTGCTGCTGCTAGCACCTGTGCTGGCGTTAACACCAATGTCAGGAATGGGCACATGGGGGTTGAGTGGAGGCAGATACCCTGGTCTGGTGTGGGAAATGTGATCCAGGAGCAAGGCTCCAGACCCCCGACGCTCCATCATGCCTGGGTTCCTTCTGGAGAAACTCTCCAAGGACTCTCGGGAGCCGGACAGGTTGGAGGAGCGTGTCGAGACCAGCTTCCTTTTCTCTACTGCAGTCTTGCAGTCCTCAGGGCTATTAAATTGGGGTAACTGGGAATCCGAGCTGTAGTGGTCTATCCCAATGTTCCGCCGCCGGACAATGTTGCGCAGGCTGGACACAGCCAAATTGGAGAGGCAGTCTGGGTCCTTGTCCACTGGGACAGCAGCTGCTCCGTTATTGCGGTGCAGATCCAAGTGTGAAGACGTGTGAGACGATGAGATGTCATCGTATGACATCTTCCGGCCCAGTCCTCCCCTTCTTTCCCCTCCACCATCCATGCTGCCTCCCTTGTCCAAGGTCTTGCTCAGCCCAGCAGTATCTTTCACATCCATGCTCTGGTGACGTGTGACTGGGGCTCGGGGAAAGGTCATTCCGTTGATCCTAAAAGAAAGCTCTTCCTCTGGGGTAATATCCAGTAGGTCCTCAGCTAAGGAAGAAGCTTTGTTCTGCTGCAGGAGCAAAGAATGAGGGATCTTCAGCCAAGGTTCAGAGTGCAGACGTTGCAAATGCAGCAGCTTCGCCGTCCCACCTTGTACTAGGTTGGGGTCATGGATTGGTGATCCAGGTTGAGATGTTGTAGTGCTAGAGCTCTGGAAGTTAAACATACGCTTCTCTGGCTGGGAAGCCATAGTTTGGGGTGAGGTGCGAAGTTCTATTTCAGAAGGAGACATGATCGACATGGGAGAATAGTGCAGGCGGTCCTCCAGTTCCGGTGGTGGGGGGACATTGAGGTACTGCTTGGTCATTTGCCTTCCTGAAGGCAGTTTGTCTGTGGTGATGATGATCACCTCCTTGCCCTTGGCTTTGCAGGCATCAAGCAGCACTTTGAGGGTGTCCTTGTCATTGGCATTAACAGCGTGGACCAGGGCAGAGGAACCAGAGTGGTCCTCCAAGCTGGGGTCAGCCCCACTTGCCAAAAGAAAGGACACCACCTCAACACCAGCCCTCTCCAAGCATGCATGCATCAAGGCTGTCTTACCTGACTTGTCCTGAATGTTGGGATCTGCACCATTTTCCAGGAGATACTTGACCATCTTGGCTTTGCCAACACTCTGTTGATCAACATGCTTGGTTCTACAGGCGATCATCAGGGGCGTCTCCCCACGCTCATTGCTCTCATTGATGTAGGCTCCACCTTCCAGCAGTAGGCGGGTCAGCCGTAGGCGGCTCAGGTAGACAGCCTTCAGCAAGGAATTGCCATCTGTGCGTACTTCTATTGTATCACCCATGGCCCTTATTCCCTCTGTGATCTTTGCATCATGAGACCTCGAAGTTCTTGTCTTTAAGAACCTGAGacgaaaataaaacatatatatgtttttatttattgtcgtTTGAGCCATTTATTCAG
Above is a genomic segment from Scleropages formosus chromosome 17, fSclFor1.1, whole genome shotgun sequence containing:
- the ankrd34bb gene encoding ankyrin repeat domain 34Bb, yielding MGDTIEVRTDGNSLLKAVYLSRLRLTRLLLEGGAYINESNERGETPLMIACRTKHVDQQSVGKAKMVKYLLENGADPNIQDKSGKTALMHACLERAGVEVVSFLLASGADPSLEDHSGSSALVHAVNANDKDTLKVLLDACKAKGKEVIIITTDKLPSGRQMTKQYLNVPPPPELEDRLHYSPMSIMSPSEIELRTSPQTMASQPEKRMFNFQSSSTTTSQPGSPIHDPNLVQGGTAKLLHLQRLHSEPWLKIPHSLLLQQNKASSLAEDLLDITPEEELSFRINGMTFPRAPVTRHQSMDVKDTAGLSKTLDKGGSMDGGGERRGGLGRKMSYDDISSSHTSSHLDLHRNNGAAAVPVDKDPDCLSNLAVSSLRNIVRRRNIGIDHYSSDSQLPQFNSPEDCKTAVEKRKLVSTRSSNLSGSRESLESFSRRNPGMMERRGSGALLLDHISHTRPGYLPPLNPHVPIPDIGVNASTGASSSNGSTVMKPVSGACAGTGPKPLIPCAPSFPKDLKAKKMLLRRHSMQTEQIKQLVNFEEIFGH